In Salvelinus namaycush isolate Seneca chromosome 37, SaNama_1.0, whole genome shotgun sequence, the following are encoded in one genomic region:
- the LOC120031524 gene encoding retinoic acid receptor RXR-beta-A-like isoform X2 translates to MSSHQPTSSASNSPTSTFGSPFSVISPSLGSPGVAPSMGYGPISSSQINSTMGMHSISSSDDVKPPFGLRPMSAHSPGIMLSQKRMCAICGDRSSGKHYGVYSCEGCKGFFKRTVRKDLSYTCRDNKECLVDKRQRNRCQYCRYQKCLAMGMKREVVQDERQKFQEERQRIREREEGLECSSAVNEEMPVEKILEAETSVEQRAELHSDAGSAGSSPHDAVTNICQTADKQLFALVEWAKRIPHFSELPLDDQVILLRAGWNELLIASFSHRSIAVKDGVLLANELHRDNAHSAGVAAIFDRESVQSAEVGAIFDRVLTELVSKMRDMQMDKTELGCLRAIVLFNPDAKGLSNTGEVELLREKVYASLEAYCKQKYPEQQGRFAKLLLRLPALRSIGLKCLEHLFFFKLIGDTPIDTFLMEMLEAPHQLA, encoded by the exons ATGTCATCGCATCAGCCCACCAGTTCAGCCTCCAACAGTCCCACCAGCACCTTTGGCTCACCTTTCTCAGTCATCAGCCCCTCCCTGGGCTCCCCTGGTGTGGCACCCTCCATGGGTTATGGACCTATTAGCAGTAGCCAG ATCAACTCTACAATGGGGATGCACTCAATCAGCAGCTCGGATGATGTCAAACCCCCGTTTGGCTTGAGGCCTATGTCTGCACACAGCCCTGGGATAATGCTCTCCCAGAAACGCATGTGTGCCATCTGTGGAGACCGCTCCTCTG GTAAGCACTATGGTGTGTACAGCTGTGAAGGTTGCAAGGGCTTCTTCAAACGCACAGTGCGCAAGGACCTGAGCTACACCTGCAGGGATAACAAAGAATGCCTGGTGGACAAGCGCCAGCGCAATCGCTGCCAGTACTGTCGCTACCAGAAGTGTCTGGCTATGGGCATGAAGAGGGAAG TGGTCCAAGATGAACGTCAGAAAT TCCAGGAGGAGCGTCAGAGGATCAGGGAGCGAGAGGAGGGACTGGAGTGCAGCAGTGCTGTGAACGAGGAGATGCCCGTGGAGAAGATCTTGGAGGCAGAGACGTCCGTGGAGCAGAGGGCGGAGCTCCACTCTGATGCAGGCTCCGCTGGTAGCTCT CCCCATGATGCGGTGACAAACATCTGCCAGACTGCAGACAAGCAGCTGTTTGCGTTGGTGGAGTGGGCCAAGAGGATCCCCCACTTCTCTGAGCTGCCCCTGGACGACCAGGTCATCCTCCTGCGTGCAG ggtggaATGAACTTCTGATCGCCTCCTTCTCCCACCGCTCCATCGCTGTGAAGGACGGGGTCCTGCTAGCCAATGAGCTACACCGGGACAACGCACACAGTGCAGGGGTGGCGGCCATCTTTGACAG GGAGAGTGTGCAGAGTGCTGAGGTGGGAGCCATATTTGACCG GGTTCTCACTGAGCTGGTCAGTAAGATGAGAGACATGCAGATGGACAAGACAGAGCTGGGCTGCCTCCGAGCCATCGTCCTCTTCAACCCAG ACGCTAAAGGTCTGTCCAACACCGGAGAGGTGGAGCTCCTGAGAGAGAAGGTCTATGCGTCACTGGAAGCCTACTGCAAGCAGAAATACCCAGAGCAGCAGGGAAG GTTCGCTAAGCTCCTCCTCAGGCTGCCAGCACTGCGTTCTATTGGCTTGAAGTGTTTGGAGCACCTGTTCTTCTTCAAGCTGATTGGTGACACCCCTATCGACACGTTCCTCATGGAAATGCTTGAAGCACCTCATCAGTTGGCATAG
- the LOC120031524 gene encoding retinoic acid receptor RXR-beta-A-like isoform X3 gives MSSHQPTSSASNSPTSTFGSPFSVISPSLGSPGVAPSMGYGPISSSQINSTMGMHSISSSDDVKPPFGLRPMSAHSPGIMLSQKRMCAICGDRSSGKHYGVYSCEGCKGFFKRTVRKDLSYTCRDNKECLVDKRQRNRCQYCRYQKCLAMGMKREAVQEERQRIREREEGLECSSAVNEEMPVEKILEAETSVEQRAELHSDAGSAGSSPHDAVTNICQTADKQLFALVEWAKRIPHFSELPLDDQVILLRAGWNELLIASFSHRSIAVKDGVLLANELHRDNAHSAGVAAIFDRESVQSAEVGAIFDRVLTELVSKMRDMQMDKTELGCLRAIVLFNPDAKGLSNTGEVELLREKVYASLEAYCKQKYPEQQGRFAKLLLRLPALRSIGLKCLEHLFFFKLIGDTPIDTFLMEMLEAPHQLA, from the exons ATGTCATCGCATCAGCCCACCAGTTCAGCCTCCAACAGTCCCACCAGCACCTTTGGCTCACCTTTCTCAGTCATCAGCCCCTCCCTGGGCTCCCCTGGTGTGGCACCCTCCATGGGTTATGGACCTATTAGCAGTAGCCAG ATCAACTCTACAATGGGGATGCACTCAATCAGCAGCTCGGATGATGTCAAACCCCCGTTTGGCTTGAGGCCTATGTCTGCACACAGCCCTGGGATAATGCTCTCCCAGAAACGCATGTGTGCCATCTGTGGAGACCGCTCCTCTG GTAAGCACTATGGTGTGTACAGCTGTGAAGGTTGCAAGGGCTTCTTCAAACGCACAGTGCGCAAGGACCTGAGCTACACCTGCAGGGATAACAAAGAATGCCTGGTGGACAAGCGCCAGCGCAATCGCTGCCAGTACTGTCGCTACCAGAAGTGTCTGGCTATGGGCATGAAGAGGGAAG CAGTCCAGGAGGAGCGTCAGAGGATCAGGGAGCGAGAGGAGGGACTGGAGTGCAGCAGTGCTGTGAACGAGGAGATGCCCGTGGAGAAGATCTTGGAGGCAGAGACGTCCGTGGAGCAGAGGGCGGAGCTCCACTCTGATGCAGGCTCCGCTGGTAGCTCT CCCCATGATGCGGTGACAAACATCTGCCAGACTGCAGACAAGCAGCTGTTTGCGTTGGTGGAGTGGGCCAAGAGGATCCCCCACTTCTCTGAGCTGCCCCTGGACGACCAGGTCATCCTCCTGCGTGCAG ggtggaATGAACTTCTGATCGCCTCCTTCTCCCACCGCTCCATCGCTGTGAAGGACGGGGTCCTGCTAGCCAATGAGCTACACCGGGACAACGCACACAGTGCAGGGGTGGCGGCCATCTTTGACAG GGAGAGTGTGCAGAGTGCTGAGGTGGGAGCCATATTTGACCG GGTTCTCACTGAGCTGGTCAGTAAGATGAGAGACATGCAGATGGACAAGACAGAGCTGGGCTGCCTCCGAGCCATCGTCCTCTTCAACCCAG ACGCTAAAGGTCTGTCCAACACCGGAGAGGTGGAGCTCCTGAGAGAGAAGGTCTATGCGTCACTGGAAGCCTACTGCAAGCAGAAATACCCAGAGCAGCAGGGAAG GTTCGCTAAGCTCCTCCTCAGGCTGCCAGCACTGCGTTCTATTGGCTTGAAGTGTTTGGAGCACCTGTTCTTCTTCAAGCTGATTGGTGACACCCCTATCGACACGTTCCTCATGGAAATGCTTGAAGCACCTCATCAGTTGGCATAG
- the LOC120030953 gene encoding uncharacterized protein K04H4.2-like: MFCGTVVSGSDVRSLVDSCPVETCSVVLNVVGTGVEGVFPTGTVVSGSDVRSLVDSCPVETCSVVVNVVGTGVEGVFPTGTVVSGSDVRSLVDSCPVETCSVVVNVVGTGVEGVFPTGTVVSGSEVRSLVDSCPVETCSVVVNVVGTGVEGVFPTGTVVSGSEIRSLVDSCPVETCSVVVNVVGTGVEGVFPTGTVVSGSEVRSLVDSCPVETCSVVVNVVGTGVEGVFPTGTVVSGSDVRSLVDSCPVETCSVVVNVVGTGVEGVFPTGTVVSGSEIRSLVDSCPVETCSVVVNVVGTGVEGVFPTGTVVSGSDVTCSVVNCSVETCSVVVNVVGTGVEGVFPTGTVVAGSEVRCSVVNCPVETCSVVVNVVGTGVEGLF; the protein is encoded by the exons ATGTTCTGTG GTACAGTAGTCAGTGGGTCAGATGTTAGGAGTCTGGTAGACAGCTGTCCAGTTGAAACATGTTCTGTGGTATTGAATGTAGTTGGTACTGGTGTTGAGGGAGTGTTTCCAACAGGTACAGTAGTCAGTGGGTCAGATGTTAGGAGTCTGGTAGACAGCTGTCCAGTTGAAACATGTTCTGTGGTAGTGAATGTAGTTGGTACTGGTGTTGAGGGAGTGTTTCCAACAGGTACAGTAGTCAGTGGGTCAGATGTTAGGAGTCTGGTAGACAGCTGTCCAGTTGAAACATGTTCTGTGGTAGTGAATGTAGTTGGTACTGGTGTTGAGGGAGTGTTTCCAACAGGTACAGTagtcagtgggtcagaggttaggaGTCTGGTAGACAGCTGTCCAGTTGAAACATGTTCTGTGGTAGTGAATGTAGTTGGTACTGGTGTTGAGGGAGTGTTTCCAACAGGTACAGTAGTCAGTGGGTCAGAGATTAGGAGTCTGGTAGACAGCTGTCCAGTTGAAACATGTTCTGTGGTAGTGAATGTAGTTGGTACTGGTGTTGAGGGAGTGTTTCCAACAGGTACAGTagtcagtgggtcagaggttaggaGTCTGGTAGACAGCTGTCCAGTTGAAACATGTTCTGTGGTAGTGAATGTAGTTGGTACTGGTGTTGAGGGAGTGTTTCCAACAGGTACAGTAGTCAGTGGGTCAGATGTTAGGAGTCTGGTAGACAGCTGTCCAGTTGAAACATGTTCTGTGGTAGTGAATGTAGTTGGTACTGGTGTTGAGGGAGTGTTTCCAACAGGTACAGTAGTCAGTGGGTCAGAGATTAGGAGTCTGGTAGACAGCTGTCCAGTTGAAACATGTTCTGTGGTAGTGAATGTAGTTGGTACTGGTGTTGAGGGGGTGTTTCCAACAGGTACAGTAGTCAGTGGGTCAGATGTTACGTGTTCAGTAGTTAACTGTTCAGTTGAAACATGTTCTGTGGTAGTGAATGTAGTTGGTACTGGTGTTGAGGGAGTGTTTCCAACAGGTACAGTAGTCGCTGGGTCAGAGGTTAGGTGTTCAGTAGTTAACTGTCCAGTTGAAACATGTTCTGTGGTAGTGAATGTAGTTGGTACTGGTGTTGAGGGACTGTTTTGA
- the LOC120031524 gene encoding retinoic acid receptor RXR-beta-A-like isoform X1 — MSSHQPTSSASNSPTSTFGSPFSVISPSLGSPGVAPSMGYGPISSSQINSTMGMHSISSSDDVKPPFGLRPMSAHSPGIMLSQKRMCAICGDRSSGKHYGVYSCEGCKGFFKRTVRKDLSYTCRDNKECLVDKRQRNRCQYCRYQKCLAMGMKREVVQDERQKSVQEERQRIREREEGLECSSAVNEEMPVEKILEAETSVEQRAELHSDAGSAGSSPHDAVTNICQTADKQLFALVEWAKRIPHFSELPLDDQVILLRAGWNELLIASFSHRSIAVKDGVLLANELHRDNAHSAGVAAIFDRESVQSAEVGAIFDRVLTELVSKMRDMQMDKTELGCLRAIVLFNPDAKGLSNTGEVELLREKVYASLEAYCKQKYPEQQGRFAKLLLRLPALRSIGLKCLEHLFFFKLIGDTPIDTFLMEMLEAPHQLA; from the exons ATGTCATCGCATCAGCCCACCAGTTCAGCCTCCAACAGTCCCACCAGCACCTTTGGCTCACCTTTCTCAGTCATCAGCCCCTCCCTGGGCTCCCCTGGTGTGGCACCCTCCATGGGTTATGGACCTATTAGCAGTAGCCAG ATCAACTCTACAATGGGGATGCACTCAATCAGCAGCTCGGATGATGTCAAACCCCCGTTTGGCTTGAGGCCTATGTCTGCACACAGCCCTGGGATAATGCTCTCCCAGAAACGCATGTGTGCCATCTGTGGAGACCGCTCCTCTG GTAAGCACTATGGTGTGTACAGCTGTGAAGGTTGCAAGGGCTTCTTCAAACGCACAGTGCGCAAGGACCTGAGCTACACCTGCAGGGATAACAAAGAATGCCTGGTGGACAAGCGCCAGCGCAATCGCTGCCAGTACTGTCGCTACCAGAAGTGTCTGGCTATGGGCATGAAGAGGGAAG TGGTCCAAGATGAACGTCAGAAAT CAGTCCAGGAGGAGCGTCAGAGGATCAGGGAGCGAGAGGAGGGACTGGAGTGCAGCAGTGCTGTGAACGAGGAGATGCCCGTGGAGAAGATCTTGGAGGCAGAGACGTCCGTGGAGCAGAGGGCGGAGCTCCACTCTGATGCAGGCTCCGCTGGTAGCTCT CCCCATGATGCGGTGACAAACATCTGCCAGACTGCAGACAAGCAGCTGTTTGCGTTGGTGGAGTGGGCCAAGAGGATCCCCCACTTCTCTGAGCTGCCCCTGGACGACCAGGTCATCCTCCTGCGTGCAG ggtggaATGAACTTCTGATCGCCTCCTTCTCCCACCGCTCCATCGCTGTGAAGGACGGGGTCCTGCTAGCCAATGAGCTACACCGGGACAACGCACACAGTGCAGGGGTGGCGGCCATCTTTGACAG GGAGAGTGTGCAGAGTGCTGAGGTGGGAGCCATATTTGACCG GGTTCTCACTGAGCTGGTCAGTAAGATGAGAGACATGCAGATGGACAAGACAGAGCTGGGCTGCCTCCGAGCCATCGTCCTCTTCAACCCAG ACGCTAAAGGTCTGTCCAACACCGGAGAGGTGGAGCTCCTGAGAGAGAAGGTCTATGCGTCACTGGAAGCCTACTGCAAGCAGAAATACCCAGAGCAGCAGGGAAG GTTCGCTAAGCTCCTCCTCAGGCTGCCAGCACTGCGTTCTATTGGCTTGAAGTGTTTGGAGCACCTGTTCTTCTTCAAGCTGATTGGTGACACCCCTATCGACACGTTCCTCATGGAAATGCTTGAAGCACCTCATCAGTTGGCATAG